Proteins from one Bacteroides zhangwenhongii genomic window:
- the traN gene encoding conjugative transposon protein TraN, with product MKQIFVMFALLLGVCAANAQETDTVKYVAGNDLYWGITRKLPYRQMVTPYGVEVTFAKTVHIIFPAAVRYVDLGSNHIIAGKADGAENVIRVKATTEGFPGETNFSVICEDGSFFSFNAKYAREPEMLNIEMKDFLENEDTSDFSHTRMNIYFRELGNESPLLVKLIMQSIYKNNDRKVRHLGSKRFGIQFLIKGIYTYNGMLYVHTQTKNSSNVPFDTDFIKFKIVDKKVPKRTAIQETVLDAVRSYNEVIEIVGKSTVRTVYALPKFTIPDDKLLLVELYEKNGGRHQVIRVENSDIVNAEVINELKIK from the coding sequence ATGAAACAGATTTTTGTAATGTTCGCCCTCTTGCTGGGTGTGTGTGCGGCAAACGCACAGGAAACCGATACCGTGAAGTATGTAGCGGGCAACGATTTGTACTGGGGGATTACCCGGAAACTCCCGTACCGCCAAATGGTAACGCCCTACGGCGTGGAAGTGACCTTTGCCAAGACGGTACATATCATCTTCCCCGCCGCCGTCCGCTATGTGGATTTGGGAAGCAACCACATCATAGCGGGCAAGGCGGACGGTGCGGAGAACGTAATCCGGGTGAAAGCCACGACAGAGGGCTTTCCGGGCGAAACGAACTTCTCCGTCATTTGCGAGGACGGCAGTTTCTTTTCGTTCAACGCCAAGTACGCCCGTGAACCGGAAATGCTCAATATCGAAATGAAAGACTTCTTGGAGAACGAGGACACCAGCGACTTTTCGCATACACGCATGAATATCTATTTTCGGGAACTGGGTAATGAAAGCCCGCTGTTGGTGAAGCTGATAATGCAGAGCATATACAAGAACAATGACCGGAAAGTGCGCCACTTGGGTAGCAAGCGTTTCGGCATACAGTTCTTAATCAAGGGGATTTACACCTATAACGGGATGCTCTACGTGCATACGCAGACGAAGAACAGTTCCAACGTGCCTTTCGATACCGATTTCATCAAGTTTAAGATAGTCGATAAGAAAGTACCCAAACGCACGGCTATTCAGGAAACGGTGTTGGATGCAGTCAGAAGCTACAACGAAGTGATAGAGATTGTCGGGAAATCGACCGTCCGCACGGTGTACGCCCTGCCGAAGTTTACCATTCCTGACGACAAGCTGCTGTTGGTGGAACTCTACGAGAAGAACGGCGGGCGGCATCAGGTTATCCGGGTAGAAAATTCCGACATCGTGAATGCGGAAGTGATTAACGAACTCAAAATCAAATAA
- the traM gene encoding conjugative transposon protein TraM, whose amino-acid sequence MEEVQKNENGTTLPQTDGKPEKKPKRELTPQQIQQRRKMIVFPLMFLAFAGCMYLIFAPSGKENMNMESVGGFNADIPLPAEDGIIADKQKAYEQAMMNRKQQDKIQSLQDFGFTGDNETEEPQTEIDLMPEEDAQPRRGGGASSANAYRDINRQLSTFYETPAVDEEKEELKRQVAELTDRLQQQQNATPTTDDQMALLEKSYELAARYMNDGRQVAQVPVTGGIERKPDAVAVQAIRETTVSGLQQPMSDADFIRAYNQSRNYGFNTAVGTGYVMGKNTVAACIHQDQTLTDGQAVKLRLLEPMQAGNIVVPKNTLVAGTAKVQGERLDIVVSSIEYAGNIIPVELAVFDTDGQKGLSVPSSMEQEAFNEAMANIGSGLGTSISFAQSAGQQVAMDVTRGLLQGTSGYFAKKFRTVKVKLKAGYKVMLYAKQQ is encoded by the coding sequence ATGGAAGAAGTACAGAAGAATGAGAACGGCACGACCTTACCGCAGACGGACGGGAAGCCCGAAAAGAAGCCCAAACGGGAACTGACACCCCAACAGATACAGCAGCGCAGGAAAATGATAGTCTTCCCGCTGATGTTCCTCGCCTTTGCCGGGTGCATGTACCTGATATTCGCCCCCTCCGGCAAAGAGAATATGAATATGGAGAGCGTGGGCGGCTTCAACGCCGACATCCCCCTGCCCGCAGAGGACGGTATTATAGCCGACAAGCAAAAGGCATACGAGCAGGCGATGATGAACCGCAAGCAGCAGGACAAGATACAATCCTTGCAGGACTTCGGTTTCACGGGGGACAATGAAACCGAAGAACCGCAGACGGAAATCGACCTGATGCCGGAAGAAGATGCGCAACCCCGGCGGGGCGGCGGTGCTTCTTCGGCAAACGCCTACCGGGACATCAACCGCCAGTTAAGCACGTTCTACGAAACCCCGGCGGTGGACGAGGAAAAAGAGGAATTGAAGCGGCAGGTGGCGGAACTGACCGACCGACTGCAACAACAGCAGAACGCCACGCCCACCACTGACGACCAAATGGCTTTACTTGAAAAGTCCTACGAACTGGCGGCAAGGTATATGAATGACGGCAGGCAAGTGGCGCAAGTACCCGTAACGGGCGGCATTGAACGCAAGCCGGATGCGGTGGCGGTGCAGGCAATCCGAGAAACGACCGTATCGGGATTGCAGCAGCCCATGAGCGATGCCGACTTCATCCGGGCGTACAACCAGTCCCGCAACTACGGCTTCAACACGGCGGTAGGCACGGGTTACGTTATGGGAAAGAATACGGTAGCCGCCTGCATCCACCAAGACCAAACGCTGACGGACGGGCAGGCGGTGAAACTCCGGCTGCTTGAACCCATGCAAGCCGGGAACATCGTTGTACCAAAGAATACCCTTGTAGCGGGTACGGCAAAGGTGCAGGGCGAACGGCTCGACATAGTGGTGTCCTCGATTGAGTACGCTGGCAACATCATCCCGGTGGAGCTTGCCGTGTTCGACACGGACGGGCAAAAGGGGCTTTCCGTCCCGTCCTCAATGGAGCAGGAAGCGTTCAACGAAGCTATGGCGAACATCGGCAGCGGGCTGGGTACAAGCATTTCCTTTGCCCAAAGTGCCGGGCAACAGGTGGCTATGGACGTAACAAGGGGCTTACTGCAAGGAACGTCCGGCTATTTTGCCAAGAAGTTCCGAACCGTGAAAGTGAAGCTGAAAGCCGGGTACAAGGTGATGCTTTACGCCAAACAACAATAA
- a CDS encoding TraL conjugative transposon family protein, protein MERKQSYIGKVQDWTDDRLRRMCGRITPGKRLAVILVMFFFFSGLSIYITVSSIYNIGKRDGQRLQIEHIRQLPLQGNDTINSINPLNRPEYGRSTEE, encoded by the coding sequence ATGGAAAGGAAACAGAGTTATATCGGAAAAGTACAGGACTGGACGGACGACCGCCTGCGCCGTATGTGCGGACGGATTACGCCGGGCAAAAGGCTGGCGGTTATCCTCGTGATGTTCTTCTTTTTTAGTGGCTTGTCTATCTATATCACCGTTTCATCAATCTACAACATCGGGAAACGGGACGGGCAACGCCTGCAAATAGAACATATCAGACAACTGCCATTGCAAGGCAATGACACAATCAACAGTATCAACCCATTAAACAGACCGGAATATGGAAGAAGTACAGAAGAATGA
- the traK gene encoding conjugative transposon protein TraK yields MEFKSLNNIETSFRQIRLFALVFICLCALVTGFAVWNSYSFAEKQRQKIYVLDNGKSLMLALSQDMAQNRPVEAKSHVRRFHELFFTLSPDKGAIESNIKRSLFLADKTAFNYYKDLAEKGYYNRVISGNVTQTVEIDSVKCDFNQYPYKVNTYARQLIVRESSLTVRSLVTSCRLLNATRSDNNPHGFIIEAFTITENKDLQTVKR; encoded by the coding sequence ATGGAATTTAAGTCATTGAACAACATCGAAACGAGTTTCCGGCAAATCCGGCTCTTTGCGCTGGTATTCATCTGCCTGTGCGCACTGGTGACGGGCTTTGCCGTGTGGAACTCGTACAGCTTCGCCGAGAAGCAGCGGCAGAAGATATACGTCCTCGACAACGGCAAAAGCCTGATGCTGGCACTCTCGCAGGACATGGCACAGAACAGACCAGTGGAAGCCAAATCACACGTGCGGCGTTTTCACGAACTGTTTTTCACCTTATCGCCCGACAAGGGGGCTATCGAAAGTAATATCAAACGCTCGCTGTTCCTTGCCGACAAGACCGCTTTCAACTATTACAAGGACTTGGCGGAAAAGGGTTACTACAACCGGGTGATTTCGGGGAACGTCACGCAGACGGTGGAGATTGACAGCGTGAAGTGCGACTTCAACCAGTACCCCTACAAGGTGAACACCTACGCCCGCCAGTTGATTGTCCGGGAAAGCAGCCTGACGGTGCGCAGCCTTGTAACCTCGTGCCGCCTGCTCAACGCCACACGGAGCGACAACAACCCGCACGGCTTCATCATCGAAGCGTTCACCATTACCGAGAATAAGGATTTACAAACTGTCAAAAGATAA
- the traJ gene encoding conjugative transposon protein TraJ has product MLLAAVDFDNLHQVLRVLYDEMMPLCSNMTGVAKGIAGLGALFYVAAKVWQSLARAEPIDVYPLLRPFALGLCIMFFPTFVLGTINTVLSPVVKGCNQLMETQTFDMNEYRAQKDRLEYEALMRSPETAYLASDEEFDRQLEELGWSPSDMVTMTGMYMDRAAYNIKKSVRDWFRELLEMLFQAAGLIIDTLRTFFLIVLSILGPLAFAISVYDGFQSTLTQWISRYISIYLWLPVSDLFSSVLARIQTLMLQKDIQELSDPNFIPDGSSTVYVIFMIIGIVGYFTIPTVASWIVSAGGMSAYNRNVSKAGSVAGAAVGAVGGKVSGKLLK; this is encoded by the coding sequence ATGTTATTAGCAGCAGTGGATTTTGACAACCTGCACCAAGTGTTGCGGGTGCTGTACGATGAAATGATGCCCTTGTGCAGCAACATGACGGGGGTAGCCAAAGGGATAGCCGGGCTGGGAGCTTTGTTCTATGTAGCCGCCAAAGTGTGGCAGTCGCTCGCTCGTGCCGAACCCATAGACGTGTACCCGCTCCTGCGCCCCTTTGCGCTGGGGCTGTGTATCATGTTTTTTCCAACTTTCGTGTTGGGGACTATCAACACGGTATTGTCGCCAGTGGTGAAAGGGTGCAACCAGCTTATGGAAACGCAGACTTTCGACATGAACGAGTATCGGGCGCAGAAAGACCGACTGGAATATGAAGCCCTGATGCGAAGCCCCGAAACGGCTTACCTCGCATCGGACGAGGAATTTGACAGGCAACTGGAAGAACTGGGCTGGTCGCCCTCCGACATGGTGACTATGACGGGTATGTATATGGACAGGGCGGCTTACAACATCAAGAAGTCCGTCCGGGACTGGTTCAGGGAATTGCTGGAAATGCTCTTTCAGGCGGCGGGGCTGATTATTGACACGCTGCGCACGTTCTTCCTAATCGTGTTAAGCATACTGGGTCCGCTGGCGTTTGCGATTTCCGTCTATGACGGTTTCCAAAGCACGCTGACCCAGTGGATTTCACGCTATATCTCCATTTACCTGTGGTTACCCGTGTCTGACTTGTTCAGCAGTGTGCTGGCTCGCATACAAACGCTGATGCTCCAAAAGGACATTCAGGAACTTTCAGACCCGAATTTCATTCCTGACGGGAGCAGCACCGTGTATGTAATCTTTATGATTATCGGCATTGTGGGCTACTTCACCATTCCAACGGTGGCAAGCTGGATTGTGTCGGCTGGCGGTATGTCCGCCTATAACCGCAACGTGTCGAAAGCCGGGTCGGTCGCCGGGGCTGCGGTTGGCGCAGTCGGTGGAAAAGTATCGGGAAAACTACTCAAATAA
- a CDS encoding DUF4141 domain-containing protein: MKKIILFMAVCLCFIGKASAQWVVSDPGNLAQGIINTTKQIVQTSTTAKNTLDGFMEAQKIFQQGKKYYDALKAVHDVVKGGVKVKKSIELVAEISEIYVRNFQNMLADPNFTPDELSAISFGYAKLMSESSDVLQDLKNVVNITGMSLTDAERLAIIDNAYRSLLNYRNLVNYYTRKNISVSYLRAKKKNDTDRVLALYGSADERYW; the protein is encoded by the coding sequence ATGAAGAAAATAATCCTCTTTATGGCGGTGTGCCTTTGCTTCATCGGCAAGGCATCCGCCCAGTGGGTGGTGTCAGACCCCGGCAACTTGGCACAGGGTATCATTAACACCACCAAGCAGATAGTGCAAACTTCCACCACAGCCAAGAACACGCTGGACGGCTTCATGGAAGCGCAGAAGATTTTCCAGCAGGGTAAAAAATATTACGATGCGCTCAAAGCGGTGCATGACGTGGTTAAGGGCGGTGTCAAGGTGAAGAAGTCCATTGAACTGGTGGCGGAAATCTCCGAAATCTACGTGCGCAATTTCCAAAACATGCTGGCAGACCCGAATTTCACGCCTGACGAACTTTCCGCAATATCGTTCGGCTATGCCAAACTGATGTCGGAAAGCTCGGACGTGTTGCAGGACTTGAAAAATGTAGTGAACATCACGGGTATGTCGCTGACGGATGCCGAACGGCTGGCAATCATCGACAACGCTTATCGAAGTTTGCTCAACTACCGCAATCTCGTGAACTACTACACCCGCAAGAACATATCCGTGTCCTACCTGCGGGCGAAGAAGAAGAACGACACCGACCGGGTGCTGGCTCTTTATGGCTCGGCGGATGAACGCTACTGGTAA
- a CDS encoding TraG family conjugative transposon ATPase, protein MRNTLKATTLERKFPLLAVENGCIISKDADITVAFRVELPELFTVTSAEYEAIHSAWYKAIKVLPDYSIVHKQDFFIKENYQPDTERDELSFLSRSFERHFNERPFLNHYCYLFLTKTTRERSRRQSDFSTLCRGRIVPQEIADKEAATKFIEAVGQFERIMNDSGFVTLTRLAASEITGQDGKAGIIEKYFSLSQTDTTCLKDIGLYPEEMRVGDDILCLHTLSDVEDLPGKVGTDTRFEKLSTDRSDCRLSFAAPVGVLLSCNHVYNQYIFIGDHAENLKNFEQTARNMQSLSRYSRANQVNKEWIDEYLNEAHSKGLVSVRCHCNVMAWSDDRDELKRIRNDVGSQLALMECKPRHNTVDTPTLFWAGIPGNEADFPAEESFYTFLGQALCLFVEETNYKSSLSPFGIKMVDRVSGRPLHIDISDLPMKKGITTNRNKFILGPSGSGKSFFTNHMVRQYYEQGAHVLLVDTGNSYLGLSQLIHNRTHGEDGIYFTYTNENPIAFNPFYVEDGVFDIEKKESIKTLILTLWKRDDEAPKRSEEVALSNAVSAYIERIGNDRSVTPCFNTFYEFVRDDYRQRLVEKNVREKDFDIDNFLNVLEPYYRGGEYDYLLNSDKELDLLHKRFIVFELDNIKDHKILFPITTIIIMEAFINKMRKLKGIRKLILIEEAWKAIASANMADYIKYLYKTVRKYFGEAIVVTQEVEDIISSPIVKESIINNSDCKILLDQRKYLNKFDSIQNLLGLTDKERSQILSINMANHPGRKYKEVFISLGGTQSAVYATEVSLDEYYTYTTEESEKMELFALADKLGGNLELAIKRLAESKRNPQSSTT, encoded by the coding sequence ATGAGGAATACATTAAAGGCTACCACGCTGGAGAGGAAGTTTCCCCTTTTGGCGGTGGAGAACGGCTGCATCATTTCAAAGGATGCCGACATCACGGTGGCTTTCCGGGTGGAACTGCCCGAACTGTTCACCGTCACCAGTGCCGAGTACGAAGCCATACATTCGGCATGGTACAAGGCTATCAAGGTGCTGCCCGACTACTCCATAGTACACAAGCAGGACTTCTTCATCAAGGAGAACTACCAGCCCGACACCGAAAGGGACGAGCTTAGTTTCCTGTCCCGGAGTTTTGAACGGCATTTCAATGAACGCCCGTTCCTGAACCATTACTGCTACCTGTTCCTGACGAAAACGACAAGGGAAAGAAGCCGCCGACAGAGTGACTTCTCCACCCTCTGCCGGGGCAGGATTGTACCGCAGGAGATAGCCGACAAGGAAGCGGCAACAAAGTTCATCGAAGCGGTCGGGCAGTTTGAACGAATTATGAACGACAGCGGTTTTGTCACCCTTACCCGGTTGGCGGCATCGGAAATCACCGGGCAGGACGGAAAGGCGGGCATCATCGAGAAATACTTCTCGCTATCACAGACCGATACCACCTGCCTGAAAGACATCGGACTGTACCCGGAAGAAATGCGTGTCGGGGACGATATACTGTGCCTGCACACGCTTTCGGATGTGGAAGATTTGCCCGGCAAGGTCGGGACAGATACACGGTTTGAAAAGCTGTCCACCGATAGAAGCGATTGCAGGTTAAGTTTTGCCGCCCCGGTGGGCGTACTATTGTCGTGTAACCACGTCTATAACCAGTATATTTTCATAGGCGACCACGCCGAGAACCTGAAGAACTTCGAGCAGACCGCCCGGAATATGCAATCACTCTCCCGCTATTCCCGTGCCAACCAAGTGAACAAGGAGTGGATAGACGAGTACCTGAACGAAGCCCACAGCAAGGGGCTTGTATCGGTACGCTGCCACTGCAACGTCATGGCATGGAGTGACGACCGGGACGAACTCAAACGCATACGCAACGATGTGGGAAGCCAGCTTGCCTTAATGGAGTGCAAGCCACGCCACAACACGGTCGATACGCCCACGCTCTTTTGGGCGGGCATACCCGGTAACGAAGCCGACTTCCCCGCAGAGGAAAGTTTCTACACATTTTTGGGGCAGGCTCTATGCCTGTTCGTGGAAGAAACGAACTACAAGAGTTCGCTTTCGCCGTTCGGTATCAAAATGGTGGACAGGGTAAGCGGTCGCCCGCTACACATCGACATATCGGATTTGCCCATGAAGAAAGGCATCACGACTAACCGCAACAAGTTTATACTTGGGCCAAGTGGTAGCGGGAAGTCTTTCTTCACCAACCACATGGTGCGCCAGTATTACGAGCAGGGTGCGCACGTGCTGCTGGTAGATACTGGCAACAGCTACTTGGGACTGTCCCAGCTTATCCACAACCGCACGCACGGCGAGGACGGGATTTATTTCACCTACACAAACGAAAACCCGATAGCGTTCAACCCGTTCTATGTCGAGGACGGGGTATTTGACATCGAGAAGAAAGAGAGTATCAAGACCCTTATACTCACCCTGTGGAAGCGGGACGATGAAGCCCCGAAACGGTCGGAAGAAGTGGCGTTGTCCAATGCGGTAAGTGCCTATATCGAACGGATAGGCAATGACCGTTCGGTAACGCCCTGCTTCAACACGTTCTACGAGTTTGTCCGGGATGATTACCGACAGCGGCTTGTCGAAAAGAACGTCAGGGAAAAGGATTTTGACATCGACAACTTTCTGAACGTGCTTGAACCGTACTATCGTGGCGGTGAATACGACTACCTGCTGAACTCCGACAAGGAGCTGGATTTGCTACATAAACGATTCATTGTCTTTGAATTGGATAACATCAAAGACCACAAGATTTTATTCCCGATAACGACTATCATCATCATGGAAGCCTTTATAAACAAGATGCGCAAGTTAAAGGGAATAAGAAAATTAATCTTGATAGAGGAAGCGTGGAAAGCGATTGCAAGCGCAAATATGGCGGACTACATAAAATATTTGTACAAAACCGTCAGAAAGTATTTCGGGGAAGCGATTGTAGTCACGCAAGAGGTAGAGGATATTATTTCTTCGCCCATAGTGAAAGAGAGTATCATCAATAACTCGGACTGCAAAATCCTGTTAGACCAAAGAAAATATCTGAACAAGTTTGACAGCATACAAAACCTGCTCGGATTGACCGACAAGGAGCGTTCGCAAATATTGTCTATCAACATGGCGAACCACCCCGGACGGAAGTACAAGGAAGTTTTTATTTCGCTGGGTGGTACGCAGTCGGCGGTGTACGCCACAGAAGTTTCGTTGGACGAATACTACACGTACACTACAGAGGAAAGCGAGAAAATGGAACTGTTCGCCCTTGCCGACAAGCTGGGCGGCAACCTTGAACTGGCTATCAAGCGGCTTGCGGAAAGCAAACGTAATCCCCAATCATCAACAACTTAA
- a CDS encoding DUF4133 domain-containing protein: MSEYPVNRGIGKPVEFKGLKSQYLFIFCGGLLAVFVVFIVLFMAGVNQWLCIGFIVSASLLLVWQTFRLNARYGTHGLMKAAARKRHPRFIISRKAIPRLFNYKRRKEERT, from the coding sequence ATGTCTGAATATCCGGTAAACAGGGGTATCGGAAAGCCGGTGGAGTTCAAGGGGCTGAAAAGCCAGTACCTCTTTATCTTTTGCGGCGGCTTGCTTGCCGTGTTCGTGGTGTTCATCGTCCTGTTCATGGCAGGCGTGAACCAGTGGCTATGTATCGGTTTCATCGTGTCGGCTTCGCTGCTGCTCGTGTGGCAGACGTTCCGGCTGAATGCCCGATACGGTACACACGGGCTGATGAAAGCTGCCGCCCGCAAAAGACACCCACGCTTCATTATCAGCCGAAAGGCGATACCCCGGCTGTTCAACTACAAAAGAAGAAAGGAAGAAAGAACATGA
- a CDS encoding DUF4134 domain-containing protein, giving the protein MKKKIFLSAAILAAAVSAYAQGNGQAGITEATNLITGYFDPGTKLVYAIGAVCGLIGGVKVYNKFSSGDPDTSKTAASWFGACIFLIVAATILRSFFL; this is encoded by the coding sequence ATGAAAAAGAAAATCTTTTTGTCAGCGGCTATCCTTGCCGCTGCGGTAAGTGCCTACGCACAGGGCAATGGGCAGGCGGGCATCACCGAAGCCACGAACCTAATCACCGGGTATTTCGACCCCGGAACAAAATTGGTGTACGCAATCGGGGCGGTCTGCGGACTGATTGGCGGGGTAAAAGTGTATAATAAGTTTAGTTCGGGCGACCCCGACACCTCAAAGACCGCCGCCAGTTGGTTCGGGGCGTGTATCTTCCTGATTGTCGCCGCCACTATCCTACGGTCATTCTTCCTATAA
- a CDS encoding DUF3408 domain-containing protein produces MAKQSGGMPKIDEDFMKELISQGVPAKRENQPDDAPQPGGETETAHEGRQTETVRVEKTTNRKRKGGSGDYRETYFQKVELADRQPLYVSRTTHEKLMRIVTVIGGRKVTVSSYVENILLRHFEQYQDEINTLYESNFQKPV; encoded by the coding sequence ATGGCAAAGCAAAGCGGCGGGATGCCGAAGATAGACGAGGATTTCATGAAAGAACTTATCTCGCAGGGCGTACCCGCCAAGCGGGAGAACCAGCCGGATGATGCACCGCAGCCCGGCGGCGAAACGGAAACCGCCCACGAGGGACGGCAGACTGAAACGGTGCGGGTGGAGAAAACGACAAACCGCAAGCGCAAGGGCGGTTCGGGTGACTACCGGGAAACCTACTTTCAGAAAGTGGAACTGGCAGACCGACAGCCCTTGTACGTGAGCCGTACCACGCACGAGAAGCTGATGCGTATCGTGACGGTGATAGGCGGGCGCAAGGTGACGGTAAGCAGCTACGTGGAAAACATTCTGCTGCGCCACTTCGAGCAGTACCAAGACGAGATAAACACCTTGTACGAAAGCAATTTTCAAAAGCCTGTTTGA
- a CDS encoding ParA family protein, translated as MNESNMENEKTPLYVAFSTQKGGVGKTTFTVLAASYLYYLKGYDVAVVDCDYPQHSIAGMRKRDAEQVGADEDYKRMAYEQFTRLGKKAYPVLCSSPEKAIATADEYIAAGHVPDIVFFDLPGTVNSEGVINSLAGMDYIFTPISADKVVLESSLSFAMAIQKLLVKNEACRLAGLYLFWNMVDGREKTDLYTAYDKTIKELELPLMKTFIPDTKRYKKELVADKKAVFRSTLFPASRPLLRGSNLEELITEIVYYIKLQ; from the coding sequence ATGAACGAAAGCAATATGGAAAACGAGAAAACACCCCTTTATGTCGCCTTTTCCACCCAAAAGGGCGGGGTCGGCAAAACCACCTTTACCGTGCTGGCGGCGAGTTACCTCTACTACCTCAAAGGCTACGATGTGGCGGTGGTCGATTGCGACTACCCCCAACACTCCATTGCCGGGATGCGCAAGCGGGATGCCGAGCAGGTAGGGGCGGATGAAGATTACAAGCGCATGGCGTATGAACAGTTCACCCGGCTGGGGAAGAAAGCCTACCCGGTGCTGTGCAGTTCCCCGGAAAAGGCAATCGCAACGGCTGACGAATATATAGCCGCCGGACACGTGCCGGATATAGTGTTTTTCGACCTGCCCGGCACGGTGAACAGCGAGGGCGTGATAAACTCCCTCGCTGGCATGGACTACATCTTCACCCCCATTTCAGCCGACAAGGTGGTGCTGGAAAGCAGCCTGTCGTTCGCAATGGCTATCCAAAAGCTATTGGTTAAGAATGAAGCCTGCCGACTTGCCGGGCTGTACCTCTTTTGGAACATGGTGGACGGGCGGGAGAAAACAGACCTTTACACCGCCTATGACAAAACCATAAAGGAACTGGAACTGCCGCTGATGAAAACCTTTATCCCCGACACCAAACGCTACAAAAAGGAACTGGTAGCAGATAAAAAGGCGGTGTTCCGCTCCACGCTCTTTCCCGCCAGCCGCCCGCTGTTAAGGGGAAGCAACTTGGAAGAACTGATAACCGAAATAGTGTACTACATCAAATTACAATGA
- the mobA gene encoding conjugal transfer protein MobA encodes METRKPNRGGRPVLADPAKHRHVLYLNDRENARFLSQWEQSGVTSKSRFIAARLFGEPFRVVKVEKSAVEYCTRLTEFYAQFRAVAVNYNQVVKALHSNFSEKKALAFLYKLEKATTELAALNRQVIALTNECKELWLPK; translated from the coding sequence ATGGAAACAAGAAAACCCAACAGGGGCGGTCGCCCCGTCCTCGCAGACCCGGCGAAGCACCGCCATGTCCTTTACCTGAACGACCGGGAGAACGCCCGCTTCCTCTCGCAATGGGAGCAGTCGGGCGTTACGAGCAAGTCCCGTTTCATCGCCGCCCGATTGTTCGGCGAGCCGTTCCGGGTGGTGAAAGTAGAGAAGTCAGCGGTAGAATACTGCACCCGGCTGACTGAATTTTATGCACAATTCAGAGCCGTAGCGGTCAATTACAACCAAGTTGTAAAGGCGTTGCACAGTAACTTTTCGGAGAAAAAGGCACTGGCTTTTCTCTATAAACTGGAGAAAGCGACCACCGAACTGGCGGCACTGAACCGCCAAGTCATTGCATTAACCAATGAATGTAAGGAGCTATGGTTGCCAAAATAA